The Acidimicrobiales bacterium DNA segment GCACAGCGAGGGTCTCGCCACGGCGCACCAACACGCCTCGTCCCTTGCGGGCAGGTACTTCCACGCGCGGACCCCATTCGAGAGACTGCCCGGAATCGGGTGCGGTCACGTCGTCGCCTCCTTCTTCGCCTCGATGATCGGCGGATCGGTGTCTCGGGTTCCTGAACCGAGCGCGATGCGAGGGTCGTGGCCTGCCGCGAGGAGCAGGCGCAGCAGTGTCACCACCTTGGTGACGGGCAAGGTCGGAGCGGGGATCAGGCCCGCAGCAAGCAAGTCCCGCTCCGATCCCTCGAACCCATAGGTACGTCGAAGTGGCGGGCCAGCGCCGGTACGCGTCGTGTAGACCACCGGTATCTCGCCGGCCAGCCAGGCGAGGGGCGATACCCAGCTCGGTGGCACGTGGCCACCTCCCAGGGCCGCAACGACGACACCGTCGACCGATCCGTCGACGAGCACCGACACCGTCGACGGATCGGCTCCGGGCAGCGAGGACACGAGCACCACGTGGGAGGGATGCAGCGTGCTCGGGTCGGGCCGGATCGGGCCCAGGCGCACACGCGGCGACAGCACCAGCTCGGGCGAACCCTCGACCACCCATCCGAGCGCTCCAGGGACAGACTCGAAGGCGGCCGGAGACGCGGAGTGGCCCTTGGTGACCAGTGCCCCAGCGTGGATCTCCGAGGACAGGACGGCGGTGACGCCGATGCCGCGGCACGTGTCGGACCGGGCGACGGTGACCGCGTCGGCCAAGTTGGCGAGCCCGTCAGCGCCCGGCTGATCCCCAACCCTCATCGATCCGGTGACCACCACCGGCATCTCGTCGTCGTGCATGAGGTCGAGCGCGAAGGCGAGCTCCTCGATGGCGTCGGTGCCCTGGGTCAGCACCACGCCACGCCGGCCAGCAGCGGCCTCGGCGGAGATGGTGGCGGCCAGCTCCACCCACTCTTCGACCCCGAGCGCACCGCTCGAGGTCTGGTGGACCTGGGACGTCGTGACCGGGCCAAGTCCCGCTGCCGCAGCCAGGTCGGCGACGCCCTCCACGGGAACAGCTCCCTGTCCCTGGTCCTGCATCGCGATCGTGCCACCCAGGCCCATGATGAGGATCTCGTCGTCGTCGATCGGTCGCCCCGTCTCCCCCACGCGTCCCACCTACCGTCGGACAGAGACCGGTGCGCCATTCACCGAATCCGCAGCGCGGTATCGCTCGATCAGCCAGGTGTTGAAATCGGCCAGCACCGACTCCTGCCAGGAGTAGCGACCACGTGGGGCAAAGCGGGACTCCATGCCTCGCTGGACGGCGGTGTTCGCGGGGAGGTCCTGGTTGTTGAAGAACTCGACCCCGCTTACCTGCATCTCGAGCGTCTGCCTGAACAGCGGTAGCTCGACGGTGCTCTTCGGGAAGATGTAGGCCATCGAGAGCGTGTGGGTGCCGGGTCCAGTCGGCAGCACGGTGAACCAGAACGCCGAGTCGCACTGGATCCCCATCATCAGCCCGGGCGGCACGTAGACGAACTGGACGCTGTTGCGCTCGACCTCAGTCAGAGTCTCGATCGTGGGGAACAGCGCCTTCTGGATCGGGTTGAAGCCACCCTCGGCAACCTCGGTCGGATGGTGCCCGTACATGTAGGCCTGACCCGGCTCGAAGAGGGCGTAGTTGATCGTCGAGCTCGGGGCGAAATCGTGGATGATGGCGTGGAGACGGTCGGGGTGATACCCCTCCATGAAGTTCTCGACCATCACCTTCCAGTTGAACGGCAGATCCTCGATGAGCTCGGGATCAACGGTGACCATCTCGTCGATGTGCCAGTTCTGGAGGAAGGCATCGAGGGGGCCGAGCCGAGGAGCGAGAGGCTCGGCATCACCGCTGAGGTTGATGAAGATGAAGCCCTGCCATACTTCCACTCGAAGTTCAGGTAGGCGGATTGTGGACTTGTCGAAGCCGTTCGTCCTGTTCATCTCCGGTGCGCCGAGCAGACGGCCATCGAGGTCGTAGATCCACCAGTGGTAGGGACACTTGAAGGTCCGGGTGTTCCCGCTCGTCTCGGGAGGAAGCTCCAGCCACTCCTCCTTCGGACGTTCCCCCGGGGCGGTGACACACATTGCCCGATGCTGGCACACCGAGGACAGGACCTTGACCTCGCCCTCGGAGCT contains these protein-coding regions:
- a CDS encoding aromatic ring-hydroxylating dioxygenase subunit alpha — protein: MYTDSAFFDFEMQAVFEREWICVGRSDQVVNTGDFFTITVLGESLIVVRSSEGEVKVLSSVCQHRAMCVTAPGERPKEEWLELPPETSGNTRTFKCPYHWWIYDLDGRLLGAPEMNRTNGFDKSTIRLPELRVEVWQGFIFINLSGDAEPLAPRLGPLDAFLQNWHIDEMVTVDPELIEDLPFNWKVMVENFMEGYHPDRLHAIIHDFAPSSTINYALFEPGQAYMYGHHPTEVAEGGFNPIQKALFPTIETLTEVERNSVQFVYVPPGLMMGIQCDSAFWFTVLPTGPGTHTLSMAYIFPKSTVELPLFRQTLEMQVSGVEFFNNQDLPANTAVQRGMESRFAPRGRYSWQESVLADFNTWLIERYRAADSVNGAPVSVRR
- a CDS encoding asparaginase domain-containing protein, with product MGETGRPIDDDEILIMGLGGTIAMQDQGQGAVPVEGVADLAAAAGLGPVTTSQVHQTSSGALGVEEWVELAATISAEAAAGRRGVVLTQGTDAIEELAFALDLMHDDEMPVVVTGSMRVGDQPGADGLANLADAVTVARSDTCRGIGVTAVLSSEIHAGALVTKGHSASPAAFESVPGALGWVVEGSPELVLSPRVRLGPIRPDPSTLHPSHVVLVSSLPGADPSTVSVLVDGSVDGVVVAALGGGHVPPSWVSPLAWLAGEIPVVYTTRTGAGPPLRRTYGFEGSERDLLAAGLIPAPTLPVTKVVTLLRLLLAAGHDPRIALGSGTRDTDPPIIEAKKEATT